The following DNA comes from Fusarium fujikuroi IMI 58289 draft genome, chromosome FFUJ_chr03.
TCGAGCTAAGCAACCACTGTAGACTCATCACCAGAAGCTTTCACTTGGTGGTGTCATCCAACATATCCATATTCACCCATTGGCGCTGGGACTCCGAGTTCTCGCCATATACGACTGTATACCGGCCTCAAATATCAATCAATAGCATCGCTGGCTTGAGCCGTGCTGCCCCATGAGATAGCACGGCGCTCTCAATTACCTTTATCTATACACACAACCCCGGTAGTTCCGCACTTGCGACAGCCTGCGTTGCCCGCCATGTCGAGATTTTTAAGACAATCAAGCCAGCTCGCACGAGCGACGAGATTGTCAACACAGCCTGCACTGCGCTTATGCGTAAGGCCGTCACTTGTCACCCGATCGATCCCCGCAAAGACTTCTGCCGCATTCGCCATTCGAGCAAGGACATATTCCTCGCAACCCCCACCTCCCGGCAAAGGTCCCCGATCAAACCCCGAAAAAGATGATGAGCATGGAAGCAAGCCATTGAATCAACACAGTGCAAAGAACGGGCCCGATGGAAGCAAGTCTGACGCACCAAAGCCGCCACCTCTGCCCGAAGGCTGGATTCACTTGAACAAGGAAGAACTGGCACATCTCGAGGAATTTACAAGTCGGCTTCCAGAGGCTCAAAGGCCGGTGGCGAAGGACATTCTTGAGAAACTTCAAATTGTTGGCGCTCCTGCCGAGACccgagatcttcttcagaagcAACGCCAGAACGGGAACCTTTCGATCTTGGACAAGGGAAGGCTTATGCGATGTGTATACATGGTCACAGAACGGATAATAGAGTTGGAAGATCAACAGGAGAACCGGGATGGGCAATTTTCCTCCTTCCGTATGGACCAGGAACCGAAGACTCAGGACGGAAAGGGTAACGCTGACAAGTCgaagcaacaacagcaacaccagcagaaGGGTGGCAAGCCACCGAAGAATGAACGCAGCGGGTGGCTGGAGGCTGTTCAGACTGGTATCGCCATTGGTGTCACTGTATGGATTGCGGAACTCTTTGCCAACCCTTTCTCTGAGAAGGAGATTACTTGGCAAGAGATGCGGAAAGCATTCCTGGATAAGGGCCTGGTTCAGAAGCTGATTGTCGTTAATGGCTCACATGTGCGGGTAGAGCTTCATCCATCTGCAACTGGAGCTACTGGTGAGGGCGGGCAACCTGCGAGAAAGAGCTACGTGTTCTCCATAGGGTCTGTTGAATCCTTCGAGCGAAAGTTAGAACAGGCGCAAGATGAGTTGGGTATTCCGCCTTCTGAAAGGATACCTGTGAGCTACGAGGCTGGCGGCAGTACCCTTGgcaaccttcttctggccTTTGGTCCTACACTGCTCTTCATCGGTTTGATCCTCTGGACTCAGCGGTCAATGGGTGGACGTGGTGGCGCTGGAGGAGGTATGTTCAACTTCGGCAAGAGCAAGGCTAAAAAGTTCAACGCCGAGAGTGCTGTTAAGGTCAAATTCTCAGATGTTGCTGGCCTTGAAGAGGCAAAAACCGAGATCATGGAGTTTGTGAGCTTCCTGAAGCAGCCCGAGAAGTTCGAAAAGCTCGGTGCCAAGATCCCCCGAGGTGCTATCTTAGCTGGCCCCCCGGGTACTGGCAAGACATTACTTGCCAAGGCCACAGCCGGCGAGTCTGGAGTACCATTCTTCAGTGTGAGCGGTTCTGAGTTCGTTGAAATGTTCGTCGGTGTCGGTCCTTCACGTGTGAGAGATTTGTTCGCCGAAGGACGTAAGAACGCCCcttgcatcatcttcattgatgagattgacgCAATTGGACGTGCGCGACAGGAGAGCGGCCGGGGATTCGGTGGCAACGATGAGCGGGAAGCAACTCTGAACCAGATTCTCACTGAAATGGACGGTTTCAATACTCGCGAGCAGGTTGTTGTTCTTGCTGGCACTAATCGAGCGGATATGCTCGACAAAGCCTTGATGCGACCAGGGCGGTTCGACCGACATATCTTCATTGATCGTCCTACGATGAAAGGTCGCCAGGAAATCTTCAAGGTGTATCTAAACAAGATTGTGACGAACGAGGACCACGAATACCTTGTTGGTCGCCTGGCAACTCTGACCCCTGGATTCTCCGGTGCTGATATTGCCAACGTTGTCAACGAAGCTGCTCTAATTGGTATGTTCTACCAGCTATTATGATATTGTGTGTGTTACTGGCTAACTTGCCTAGCTGCCCGAGGCAATGCTGATGAGGTCAAGATGGACCACTTTGAGCGGGCCATTGAGCGGGTTATCGGAGGTCTTGAGCGCAAGTCTCTCGTGCTGAagccagaggagaagaagactgtTGCATACCACGAGGCCGGCCACGCCATCTGTGGTTGGTTCCTGGAACATGCTGACCCTCTTCTAAAGGTCTCCATTATTCCCCGCGGCCAAGGTGCTCTGGGTTATGCTCAGTACCTGCCCCAGGATGCTTACCTGATGAACACCAACCAGCTCATGGACCGTATGGCTATGACAATGGGTGGCCGTGTATCTGAGGAGCTTCATTTCCCCACCGTGACAACAGGTGCTAGTGATGACTTCAAGAAGGTTTCCCAGATGGCACGAAACATGGTGACTCAATGGGGCATGTCCGAGAAGGTGGGCCCCGTTCACTTCGAGAATGACCCCAACCGCATGCAGAAGCCATTTGCCGAATCTACTGCCCAGCAGATCGACCAGGAGGTTTCCCGAATTGTGGATGCAGCCTACCAGCGATGCCGAGACCTTTTGACCTCgaaaaagaaggaagttGGACTAATCGCCCAGGAGTtgctcaagaaggaggttctCGTGCGAGATGACATGGTTCGCATCTTGGGCAAGCGACCTTTTGGTGACAACGAGGACTTTGAGAAATACTTTGGCGGCGGTAAGGAGGAGAGTACACCCCCACCATTCCCCGAGGAGACAGATACGCCTAAGGACCCCCCTACCCCTGCCCCAGCTTTCAAAAAGCTTGAGTAGAGTCGAAAAGACAAGTCGCCAAGCACATGGTTGGCGAAGGTAGCTTCCGTGGTACGATCGACGACGATTGGTCGTGCGCAGTGTTGCGGAGGCAAGACAGGAGGAGGAATACAGGAGAACTTGAGGCAGAGCGAGGATTGGCTGTGCAGCAACGAGGATAACGGCGAGGCCTATTCCAGAACCGAGGACTCTGATGTCAGGCCAGGACATTACGATAATTCGTCAGGAGGAAGCAACACGGGTCATGGAGGCCACAGCAAGGCGCAGAGAAAAGCGGCACTCTACTCTACCAAAACATTTGATCAATTCCTTTGGATGTTCAATGCGTTATTAGCAGAACCGGCACATCGCAACCATCAGAAATTACCCTCATCGTGTTGGAAAGCCTGGAGGTCGAGGCTAGGAACAACCGTGTAACAATGTATTCTAGGCTATAGAACTGTAAAacattaagtatatattgATGATTGAATTCTCTGTCCTGAAAATGATGGTTTGAAGACGTTGTCGAAATTGTCTGGCTCACCAATCTTGTAACAGTTGATCAAGAACTCATCAGGGTTGTGCTGCCAAGTATCCCATATTTCAGACAGGAGGCAGAATAGGCCTTGACAAGCATCTCGAGATGACGAGTTGATGTTGGCCACTGGAGGGTATGTCATTTAGAAAAGAGATCCCAGTTTCCTTGCGTCGCCCTACCAGACAACAATGCCATCTAAGGGACCGGAATATGAGTCGTAATTTATGGCTCCCAGCCCCGCCGAGGAACTAACAGAACAAATAATAACAGAGAATGCCGATCCTAGTGAGCTTGGCATGGTCTGAAGCAACCGGTGGGCGTCAAACGCTATTCTACCTATTGGTATAAGTCAAGATGTCGCGATTATCATCGACCGCGAGCTGGTGCTGTGAAGCTGATTGGCTGAGAAAGTTCCTCTGCTGACCGAGGTTTAGGAGGCTCTGCTCCCTTGGTGTAACCGCGTGTGTCGAAAAGGGTAATAAAAAGGTACAAGTTTTTACGACATCATGCACTTGTCGACAACAGGGT
Coding sequences within:
- a CDS encoding probable matrix AAA protease; translation: MSRFLRQSSQLARATRLSTQPALRLCVRPSLVTRSIPAKTSAAFAIRARTYSSQPPPPGKGPRSNPEKDDEHGSKPLNQHSAKNGPDGSKSDAPKPPPLPEGWIHLNKEELAHLEEFTSRLPEAQRPVAKDILEKLQIVGAPAETRDLLQKQRQNGNLSILDKGRLMRCVYMVTERIIELEDQQENRDGQFSSFRMDQEPKTQDGKGNADKSKQQQQHQQKGGKPPKNERSGWLEAVQTGIAIGVTVWIAELFANPFSEKEITWQEMRKAFLDKGLVQKLIVVNGSHVRVELHPSATGATGEGGQPARKSYVFSIGSVESFERKLEQAQDELGIPPSERIPVSYEAGGSTLGNLLLAFGPTLLFIGLILWTQRSMGGRGGAGGGMFNFGKSKAKKFNAESAVKVKFSDVAGLEEAKTEIMEFVSFLKQPEKFEKLGAKIPRGAILAGPPGTGKTLLAKATAGESGVPFFSVSGSEFVEMFVGVGPSRVRDLFAEGRKNAPCIIFIDEIDAIGRARQESGRGFGGNDEREATLNQILTEMDGFNTREQVVVLAGTNRADMLDKALMRPGRFDRHIFIDRPTMKGRQEIFKVYLNKIVTNEDHEYLVGRLATLTPGFSGADIANVVNEAALIAARGNADEVKMDHFERAIERVIGGLERKSLVLKPEEKKTVAYHEAGHAICGWFLEHADPLLKVSIIPRGQGALGYAQYLPQDAYLMNTNQLMDRMAMTMGGRVSEELHFPTVTTGASDDFKKVSQMARNMVTQWGMSEKVGPVHFENDPNRMQKPFAESTAQQIDQEVSRIVDAAYQRCRDLLTSKKKEVGLIAQELLKKEVLVRDDMVRILGKRPFGDNEDFEKYFGGGKEESTPPPFPEETDTPKDPPTPAPAFKKLE